The following are encoded in a window of Aerococcus sanguinicola genomic DNA:
- a CDS encoding L-lactate dehydrogenase — MAKDKTHKIILIGDGAVGSSFAFSTVLQGIGHELGIIDINKKRVIGDVEDLKDALVYSSPKKIFAAEYSDCKDADIVVLCAGMAQKEGETRLDLVSKNLVIFKDMVDQVVASGFDGIFLVATNPVDILTYATWKFSGFPSSRVIGSGTALDSARFRQEIGALTNVDSRSVHALIMGEHGDSEFAVWSHANIGGLPMEDWVKVHPEINEERLTEIYYDVRDKAYRIIENKGATFYGIAASLARIVKAILNNEGAILPISVYLDGEYNQEDIYIGAPAVLTSEGVRSVIELPLSDHEQNLMDKSAGQMKEVIDSAFAELENK, encoded by the coding sequence ATGGCAAAAGATAAAACACATAAAATTATTTTAATTGGTGATGGTGCAGTTGGCTCTAGCTTCGCTTTCTCTACTGTATTGCAAGGCATCGGCCACGAACTTGGTATCATTGATATTAATAAAAAACGTGTGATTGGTGACGTCGAAGACTTAAAAGACGCCCTAGTTTATTCTAGCCCTAAGAAGATTTTTGCTGCTGAATATAGCGATTGTAAGGATGCCGACATCGTGGTTCTCTGCGCAGGCATGGCTCAAAAAGAAGGTGAAACGCGTCTCGACCTTGTCAGCAAGAACTTGGTAATCTTCAAAGACATGGTTGACCAAGTTGTCGCTAGTGGTTTCGACGGGATCTTCCTGGTAGCCACCAACCCTGTAGACATCCTGACCTATGCCACATGGAAATTCTCTGGCTTCCCATCTTCCCGGGTTATCGGTTCAGGGACTGCCCTCGACAGTGCTCGTTTCCGCCAAGAAATTGGTGCTTTAACCAATGTTGACTCCCGTAGTGTCCACGCCCTCATCATGGGGGAACACGGCGACAGTGAATTTGCCGTCTGGTCTCACGCTAATATTGGGGGACTCCCAATGGAAGACTGGGTTAAGGTTCACCCCGAAATCAATGAAGAACGCTTGACAGAAATCTATTACGATGTTCGCGATAAAGCTTACCGCATTATCGAAAACAAGGGTGCAACATTCTACGGTATCGCTGCTTCCCTAGCCCGGATCGTGAAGGCTATCCTCAACAATGAAGGAGCCATCCTCCCTATCTCTGTTTACCTTGATGGTGAGTACAATCAAGAGGACATCTATATCGGTGCCCCTGCTGTCCTAACCAGCGAAGGCGTTCGTAGCGTCATCGAATTACCACTCAGCGACCACGAACAAAACTTAATGGACAAGTCTGCTGGTCAAATGAAAGAAGTTATTGATTCAGCCTTTGCTGAATTAGAAAATAAATAA
- the mfd gene encoding transcription-repair coupling factor, translating into MTEALDTDARQALAEGQSVLFLGLQGLSKAYIAQLAYKQAVGQKYLIVTNNLLEAERYLDDLANFIPEDRLYLFNTAESVAADLAVASPEALADRLAVMKFLRESEEGGIILAPLFALKKRLMPAALWDSLHLELSLGDDLPAPQLAKDLLARGYKRRPIVASPGEMSLRGDIVDCFPLDRDQPVRFSLAFDELERISSFDPDNQKSLEDLDQVQIIPADDFLFQPEQMKAQADRLQEAVKQEVGGMADADLAQEIKGNMAEEVNLWRTGESSELTAYFSQYLYESEDNLLSYLGDESLLIIDDYPRLQESAASIDENAAAFLQAKTEQGQLPPQIAYYTSFKESLEAYKGRCLYLGIFQRGYGQMKFDYLHEFQTRPVVQFYEQMDALKMEIQAWQKTKRQVVIALSTADRRRKLEEILQAEGLAVVSSDLGRLQEDAVNLVLANFTSGIEFVNERLVLVSEADIYQQVKKKKRPKANKQLSNAERLKNYQQLEVGDYVVHINHGIGQFTGIETIEVAGSHRDYLTIVYADQAAIHVPVEQIDLVQKYVSSEGKTPKLNKMGGSEWAKTKRKVSGQIEDIADDLIEIYANREAQEGYAFGPDTPEQADFEAAFPYSETEDQLRSIDEIKTDMEKSKAMDRLLVGDVGFGKTEVAMRAIFKALMEGKQAAFLVPTTVLAQQHYETLLERFQDWPFEIALLSRFRTKAQQDETIEGLASGRVNLVVGTHRLLSKDVSFLDLGLLVVDEEQRFGVKAKERLKQLKANVDVLTLTATPIPRTLHLSILGARDLSVIETPPANRYPVQTYILEQNPEAIREAIERELGRSGQVFYLFNNVQKIEEKALAISGLVPEARVGIAHGQMSVNQLEEVLMAFIEGDYDVLVTTTIIETGVDIPNVNTLLVESADRMGLSTLYQLRGRVGRSNRVAYAYFMYQPDKMLSEVSEKRLAALRDFTDLGSGFKIAMRDLAIRGAGNLLGKQQHGFVNSVGFDLYSQMLSEAVAKKRGQAPSQPEEPVELEMNINAYIPSTYIADEKQKLEIYKRINLLEDTEAMWDLDEELMDRFGEPPLEVQLLLNVGALKANAKKVGINHIQTRNNGVELHFHASLDQQTAVPKIFEALDKIPMRLQMKEDKEGQLTLFLQIGKLEPVEWLDYLLQFVSQLADQIDSPSDEES; encoded by the coding sequence ATGACTGAAGCGCTCGATACGGATGCCCGTCAAGCTCTGGCTGAAGGGCAGAGCGTTCTCTTTCTAGGCTTACAGGGCTTATCCAAGGCCTATATCGCCCAACTCGCCTACAAGCAGGCGGTGGGTCAAAAATATTTAATTGTGACTAATAATTTACTTGAAGCTGAACGCTATTTGGATGATTTAGCCAACTTCATTCCCGAAGACCGGCTCTATCTCTTTAATACCGCAGAGAGTGTGGCAGCCGACCTAGCTGTAGCCAGTCCAGAAGCCTTGGCTGACCGCTTGGCTGTGATGAAATTCTTAAGAGAAAGTGAAGAAGGGGGAATTATTCTTGCCCCGCTTTTTGCTTTGAAGAAGCGTCTGATGCCTGCTGCACTCTGGGACAGTCTGCACTTAGAATTAAGCTTGGGGGATGACTTGCCTGCCCCCCAACTGGCCAAGGACCTCTTAGCGCGGGGCTATAAGAGGCGGCCAATTGTCGCAAGTCCGGGTGAGATGAGTTTACGGGGAGATATTGTGGATTGCTTTCCTCTTGACCGGGACCAGCCCGTCCGCTTCTCTCTGGCCTTTGATGAACTGGAACGGATTTCAAGCTTTGATCCAGACAATCAGAAAAGTCTAGAGGACCTAGACCAAGTCCAGATCATCCCGGCTGATGACTTCCTCTTTCAGCCTGAACAAATGAAAGCCCAAGCGGACCGGCTCCAAGAAGCAGTCAAGCAAGAAGTTGGGGGCATGGCGGATGCTGACTTAGCCCAAGAAATCAAGGGAAATATGGCAGAAGAGGTCAACTTATGGCGGACCGGGGAGAGTTCGGAACTGACCGCTTACTTTAGCCAATACCTCTATGAGAGTGAGGACAACTTGCTCAGTTACTTAGGGGATGAGAGTCTTCTAATAATCGATGACTATCCTCGCCTCCAAGAATCTGCTGCTAGCATTGACGAGAATGCAGCAGCCTTCCTCCAAGCTAAAACGGAGCAAGGCCAGCTCCCGCCGCAAATCGCTTATTATACTTCCTTTAAGGAGAGTTTAGAGGCCTACAAGGGGCGGTGCTTGTACTTGGGCATCTTCCAGAGGGGCTATGGCCAGATGAAGTTTGACTATCTCCATGAATTCCAAACCCGGCCGGTCGTTCAATTTTATGAACAGATGGACGCCCTCAAGATGGAGATCCAGGCCTGGCAGAAGACCAAGCGCCAAGTGGTTATTGCCCTGTCGACCGCTGACCGCCGGCGCAAATTAGAGGAAATCCTCCAAGCTGAAGGCCTGGCGGTGGTGTCTTCGGACTTAGGCCGGCTCCAAGAAGATGCCGTGAACTTAGTTTTGGCTAATTTCACGTCTGGGATTGAGTTCGTCAATGAGCGCTTGGTCCTAGTCTCGGAGGCAGATATCTACCAGCAGGTCAAGAAGAAGAAACGCCCTAAAGCTAACAAGCAGCTCTCGAATGCGGAGCGCCTTAAGAACTACCAGCAATTAGAGGTGGGCGATTATGTCGTTCATATCAACCATGGGATTGGGCAATTCACAGGGATTGAGACCATTGAAGTGGCCGGGTCGCACCGGGACTATTTGACCATTGTCTATGCCGACCAGGCCGCTATCCATGTGCCTGTGGAGCAGATTGACTTGGTACAAAAATATGTCTCTAGTGAAGGCAAGACACCTAAGCTCAATAAGATGGGCGGCAGCGAATGGGCTAAGACTAAGCGTAAGGTGAGCGGGCAGATCGAGGATATCGCAGATGACCTGATCGAAATCTATGCCAACCGGGAAGCCCAGGAAGGCTATGCTTTCGGCCCCGATACCCCGGAACAAGCAGACTTTGAAGCAGCCTTTCCTTACAGTGAAACGGAAGACCAGTTGCGATCCATTGACGAGATTAAGACGGATATGGAGAAGTCCAAAGCGATGGACCGTTTACTCGTGGGAGATGTCGGCTTTGGGAAGACGGAAGTTGCCATGCGGGCTATTTTTAAGGCGCTAATGGAAGGGAAACAGGCTGCCTTCCTAGTGCCCACTACCGTGCTCGCCCAGCAGCATTATGAAACGCTCCTGGAACGTTTCCAAGACTGGCCCTTTGAAATTGCTCTCTTGAGTCGTTTTAGGACTAAGGCCCAGCAGGATGAAACCATTGAGGGCCTCGCTTCTGGCAGGGTCAACTTAGTTGTTGGTACCCACCGACTCTTGTCCAAGGATGTCAGTTTCCTAGACCTGGGCCTCCTCGTTGTCGATGAGGAGCAGCGCTTCGGGGTCAAGGCCAAGGAACGACTCAAGCAGCTCAAGGCCAATGTAGATGTGCTGACCCTGACGGCGACACCGATTCCACGGACCCTCCACCTATCGATTTTAGGGGCCCGCGACTTGAGTGTGATTGAGACGCCACCAGCCAACCGCTATCCAGTTCAGACTTATATTCTCGAGCAGAATCCGGAAGCTATCCGCGAAGCTATTGAGCGCGAGCTCGGCCGGTCGGGTCAAGTTTTTTATCTCTTTAATAATGTGCAAAAAATCGAAGAGAAGGCCTTGGCTATCTCGGGTCTGGTACCCGAAGCCCGGGTTGGGATTGCCCATGGTCAGATGTCGGTGAACCAGCTGGAAGAGGTCTTGATGGCCTTTATCGAGGGGGACTACGATGTCCTCGTAACGACCACGATCATTGAGACAGGCGTGGATATTCCTAATGTCAATACCCTTCTCGTTGAATCGGCTGACCGCATGGGGCTCTCAACCCTCTACCAATTGCGCGGCCGGGTAGGGCGGAGCAACCGGGTAGCCTATGCCTACTTCATGTACCAGCCGGACAAGATGCTCAGTGAAGTCTCTGAAAAACGCTTGGCGGCCTTGCGTGATTTCACTGACTTGGGCAGCGGCTTCAAGATTGCCATGCGAGACTTGGCCATCCGGGGTGCCGGTAATCTCTTAGGCAAGCAGCAGCACGGCTTCGTGAATTCGGTCGGCTTCGACCTCTATTCGCAAATGCTCAGTGAAGCGGTGGCTAAGAAGCGGGGCCAAGCGCCAAGCCAACCTGAAGAGCCGGTCGAACTCGAGATGAATATCAATGCCTATATTCCTTCGACTTATATTGCTGATGAGAAGCAGAAGTTGGAAATTTATAAGCGGATCAACCTATTAGAAGATACGGAAGCCATGTGGGACTTGGACGAAGAATTGATGGACCGTTTCGGCGAACCGCCGCTTGAAGTCCAACTCCTCTTGAATGTGGGTGCGCTTAAGGCCAATGCTAAGAAAGTTGGCATCAACCATATCCAGACTCGAAATAATGGGGTAGAGTTACACTTCCATGCCAGTCTGGACCAGCAGACGGCTGTACCTAAGATATTTGAGGCCTTGGATAAGATTCCTATGCGCCTACAAATGAAAGAAGACAAGGAAGGCCAACTTACCCTCTTCCTGCAGATTGGAAAGTTAGAGCCAGTAGAATGGCTCGACTACTTGCTCCAATTTGTGAGTCAACTCGCTGACCAGATCGATAGCCCGTCTGATGAGGAGAGCTAG
- the pth gene encoding aminoacyl-tRNA hydrolase produces MKLVAGLGNPGPKYERSRHNIGFITLDEWAYQHHLTFDQEKFKAKYVEYRIQGEKVFFIKPQTFMNLSGESLIGFVNYFDIELEDLLVIYDDMDMDVGRLRMRRKGSSGGHNGMKSIIQHLGTDQVQRLKLGVGRPQAGVSVVNHVLGNFPKEDHTAMLESTRQAVAAIDYWLAGHSFEETMTKYNH; encoded by the coding sequence ATGAAATTAGTAGCAGGCTTGGGAAATCCAGGCCCTAAATATGAACGATCCCGCCACAATATTGGTTTTATTACTTTGGATGAATGGGCTTACCAGCACCATCTGACCTTTGACCAGGAGAAATTCAAGGCCAAATATGTGGAATACCGTATCCAAGGGGAGAAGGTTTTCTTTATCAAGCCACAGACTTTTATGAACCTATCGGGTGAGAGTTTGATTGGCTTTGTGAATTATTTCGATATTGAATTAGAGGACCTCCTAGTGATCTATGATGATATGGATATGGATGTGGGTCGCTTGCGTATGCGGCGCAAGGGCAGTTCTGGTGGCCATAATGGGATGAAGAGTATTATCCAACACTTAGGGACTGACCAAGTCCAACGTTTAAAACTAGGCGTGGGCCGGCCACAAGCAGGCGTGAGTGTGGTGAACCATGTCTTAGGGAACTTCCCCAAAGAAGACCATACCGCCATGCTCGAGAGCACTCGCCAGGCGGTAGCAGCCATTGATTATTGGCTAGCCGGCCATTCTTTTGAAGAAACCATGACCAAGTATAACCATTAG
- the tilS gene encoding tRNA lysidine(34) synthetase TilS — translation MLFKELVEQVEAFLRREAAEVFEEGAPLLLAVSYGVDSMVLLRVAEYLGKTRGLKFAVAHINHRLRSESDAEQEALVAYCQNRDIPISVRIWAHPDFGQASYEEAARHFRYANFGQILEQKGWSYLLTAHHLNDQAETVLMRLIQGSQLQALAGMRPVSALYSYSEAQVLRPFLDVPKADLYAIAQEEGLPYAEDASNQERAALRNRLRLDYLPALEELNPNVQDQLATFAKDLGAGWQLMEEALEAKTRGLMTGSKDHWQLAIDQLDHLPRNQRLLALQYAFQGSRVEALAAFPRQGLEKLLDFLLEGKAQGLWSLPGGYQLAKVYRQAYIYPAGQEKLSPSLSLTYSLKIGQSLTLEDGSQISLKVQNYGYGFLPRSASRDALQVRHRQAGDYLLLSQGQHKKIRRWFIDQKLPQADRDRAWLVALADQHILAIFLDGDFLYLERHENSPFHLFLEK, via the coding sequence ATGTTATTTAAAGAACTGGTTGAGCAAGTGGAAGCGTTTTTGCGACGGGAGGCGGCGGAAGTTTTTGAAGAGGGGGCGCCCTTATTGCTGGCGGTTTCTTATGGGGTGGACTCTATGGTTTTGCTGCGGGTGGCTGAGTATTTAGGGAAAACAAGGGGATTGAAATTTGCGGTGGCCCATATTAACCACCGCTTGCGTTCTGAGTCAGATGCTGAGCAGGAAGCGCTAGTGGCCTACTGCCAGAACCGGGATATTCCAATCTCTGTTCGCATCTGGGCCCATCCAGATTTTGGCCAAGCTTCTTATGAGGAGGCGGCCCGGCACTTTCGCTATGCCAATTTTGGTCAAATTTTGGAGCAGAAAGGCTGGTCCTACTTGCTGACTGCCCACCATCTAAATGACCAGGCGGAGACGGTACTCATGCGGCTCATCCAAGGCAGCCAGCTCCAAGCCCTAGCAGGCATGCGGCCAGTCAGCGCACTATATAGCTATTCTGAGGCCCAAGTCCTCCGTCCCTTCTTGGATGTTCCTAAGGCAGATCTCTATGCCATCGCCCAGGAAGAGGGACTTCCTTATGCGGAGGACGCCTCTAACCAAGAGCGAGCGGCTCTGAGAAACCGCTTGCGCTTAGACTATTTGCCCGCCTTAGAGGAGCTCAATCCTAATGTTCAGGACCAGCTAGCTACTTTTGCTAAGGACCTGGGAGCGGGTTGGCAATTGATGGAAGAGGCCCTAGAAGCGAAGACAAGGGGCCTCATGACAGGGTCAAAGGACCACTGGCAGTTAGCTATCGACCAGCTTGACCACTTGCCTAGGAACCAGCGCCTTTTGGCCTTGCAGTACGCTTTTCAAGGAAGTCGGGTGGAAGCCTTGGCTGCCTTCCCTCGCCAGGGCCTAGAGAAGCTGCTGGATTTTTTATTAGAAGGCAAGGCTCAGGGCCTGTGGAGCTTACCGGGTGGCTACCAATTAGCTAAGGTCTACCGCCAAGCTTACATCTACCCTGCTGGTCAAGAAAAGCTCAGTCCTAGTCTCAGCCTGACTTACTCGCTAAAGATCGGCCAGTCTTTAACTTTGGAAGATGGAAGTCAAATCAGTCTAAAAGTACAAAATTACGGCTACGGCTTCTTGCCTCGATCAGCTAGCCGTGACGCGCTCCAAGTGCGCCACCGTCAGGCTGGAGATTATCTGCTTTTGAGCCAAGGCCAGCATAAGAAAATTCGGCGCTGGTTTATTGATCAAAAACTTCCTCAAGCGGACCGCGACCGGGCCTGGCTGGTCGCTTTAGCCGACCAACATATCCTAGCCATCTTCTTAGATGGCGACTTTCTCTACCTGGAACGGCACGAGAACAGCCCCTTCCATTTGTTTCTTGAAAAATAA
- a CDS encoding RNA-binding S4 domain-containing protein gives MRLDKFLKVSRVIKRRTVAKDIADKGRIQVNGNPAKSGTKLKIGDEVSIEFGNKTLKIRVDDLKESTRKADATSMYTILEEDFKSRDLPEFY, from the coding sequence ATGCGTTTAGATAAGTTTCTCAAAGTCTCCCGGGTGATTAAACGGCGGACGGTTGCTAAGGACATTGCCGACAAGGGGCGGATCCAAGTGAATGGGAATCCAGCTAAGTCGGGGACCAAACTCAAGATTGGGGATGAAGTCAGCATTGAATTTGGTAATAAGACACTGAAAATCCGTGTCGACGACCTCAAAGAATCGACCCGTAAAGCAGATGCGACCTCCATGTATACGATTCTGGAAGAAGACTTCAAGTCGCGCGACCTACCTGAATTTTATTAA
- a CDS encoding S1 domain-containing RNA-binding protein, giving the protein MAIEIGSKLTGKVTGITNFGAFVDLGDGKSGLVHISEISNEYVKNINDFLSVGDEVKVLVTNIDQSGKIALSMRKAEDSAPAKAPKAARDNKPRRSKPAPNFKRQQSSRSSDFDTMMSNFLKDSDDRLASLKKNTEGKRGGRGGRRS; this is encoded by the coding sequence ATGGCAATTGAAATCGGAAGCAAACTGACTGGCAAGGTCACAGGCATTACAAATTTTGGTGCCTTTGTTGACCTTGGAGACGGTAAGAGCGGATTAGTACATATTTCTGAAATTTCAAATGAATATGTCAAAAATATTAATGACTTTTTAAGTGTAGGGGATGAGGTGAAAGTCCTCGTTACCAATATTGATCAATCAGGTAAGATTGCCTTGTCAATGCGGAAGGCGGAAGATTCTGCCCCAGCAAAAGCCCCTAAGGCAGCGCGTGACAACAAACCACGCCGGTCCAAACCCGCCCCTAATTTTAAGCGGCAACAAAGTTCGCGGAGTTCGGATTTCGATACCATGATGAGTAATTTCTTGAAAGACAGTGATGACCGCTTAGCATCGCTGAAGAAGAATACAGAAGGTAAGCGCGGTGGCCGTGGAGGTCGTCGTAGCTAG
- a CDS encoding FtsB family cell division protein — protein MKVGVSVRPKKRNKKVTPLYAKSSSKKRPHHSKQSARQWLVRGLLVIMGVICLTSLFQIRRTQQATASVKEEMKAAEAALLSEENNLAYLKDQETLLENEDYVAKLARSRFYLSKDDEIIFSLPEDNDSKQAKAFNKAYLKEQENAQNQKQ, from the coding sequence ATGAAGGTAGGTGTCAGTGTGCGGCCTAAGAAACGAAATAAAAAAGTAACCCCCCTCTATGCAAAAAGCTCCTCAAAGAAGCGTCCCCATCATTCTAAGCAGTCTGCCCGCCAGTGGTTAGTGCGGGGTCTCTTAGTAATTATGGGAGTGATTTGCTTGACGAGTCTCTTCCAGATCCGGCGCACCCAGCAAGCGACTGCTTCGGTTAAGGAAGAAATGAAGGCAGCGGAGGCTGCCTTGCTTAGTGAGGAGAATAATCTGGCTTACTTGAAGGACCAGGAGACCCTGCTTGAGAATGAAGACTATGTGGCTAAGCTAGCCCGCAGCCGCTTCTACTTAAGCAAGGACGATGAGATTATCTTTAGCCTGCCTGAAGATAATGATTCCAAACAAGCTAAAGCCTTCAATAAAGCCTATCTTAAGGAACAAGAGAATGCACAAAATCAAAAACAATAA
- a CDS encoding putative polysaccharide biosynthesis protein yields the protein MKDPRKNIAKGAFLLTLAGIIAKILSAVYRVPFQNIVGDEGFYVYQQVYPIYGIGMTFSLSGLPNFIGRQIAFQAKLSQRRLFVQRYSLMMLVFAGLCFGLTYFGAGVLAQAMGDPLLAPVIRSVSFMFLFMPVLMILRGSFQAYQVMLPVALSQIIEQVVRVGVILLAAFHFVSLSAEGRNYYQMGAQAMQGAWLAALAASLVLVWALAQSRSLRRFITWPKPQQQVEKTPYHLRWSYLIKEFLSEGLLLCCFASLLVFFQLVDSFTLYEALLGSGWSDLSAKLAKGVYDRGQPLVQLGMVLAVAFSSSYLPALTRSYIRRQESAFIQNSRVYLRLTTFVSLLVTAGLISIMPQINHLLFSDREGALVLAQYVLMIIFASLVTGLANIYQAQGRSLYVAFSFILGITIKMAVNSLLVSWAGSQGAVWASLLALAAMLTSLYSLLKAKIRCKLGLADLVLRTLPLCLLMLSINYFALTSFEAIFGASRFLDSLAVLLGVGMGLLVTAVYMHQVAVLSEEELLSLPLGRALLKWIKVRKTQ from the coding sequence ATGAAAGACCCAAGGAAAAATATTGCCAAAGGAGCCTTCCTCTTGACCCTAGCCGGTATCATTGCCAAGATTTTGAGTGCAGTCTACCGGGTGCCCTTCCAAAATATTGTGGGCGACGAGGGCTTCTATGTTTACCAGCAAGTCTATCCCATCTATGGGATAGGCATGACCTTTAGCCTGTCCGGTTTGCCTAATTTTATTGGCCGGCAGATTGCCTTCCAAGCCAAGCTGAGTCAGCGGCGTCTCTTTGTTCAACGTTACAGTCTGATGATGTTGGTTTTTGCTGGCTTATGTTTTGGCCTGACTTACTTTGGGGCTGGAGTCTTGGCCCAGGCCATGGGTGATCCCCTCTTGGCACCGGTCATCCGCTCGGTTAGCTTTATGTTCCTCTTTATGCCGGTGCTGATGATCTTACGGGGAAGTTTTCAAGCTTATCAAGTGATGCTACCCGTCGCCCTCTCCCAGATCATTGAACAAGTAGTCCGGGTAGGGGTGATTCTCCTAGCCGCCTTCCATTTTGTCAGCCTGAGTGCTGAAGGAAGAAATTATTACCAAATGGGAGCCCAGGCCATGCAGGGGGCTTGGCTTGCGGCCCTGGCTGCTAGTCTTGTCCTAGTTTGGGCCTTGGCTCAGAGCCGGAGCTTGCGCCGTTTTATTACCTGGCCGAAGCCCCAGCAGCAGGTAGAAAAGACCCCCTACCATCTGCGCTGGTCATATCTCATTAAGGAATTTCTCAGCGAAGGCCTGCTCTTGTGCTGCTTTGCCTCGCTCTTGGTCTTCTTCCAATTGGTGGATTCTTTCACCCTCTATGAGGCTCTGCTAGGGAGCGGTTGGTCGGATTTAAGCGCCAAGTTGGCTAAGGGGGTCTATGATCGAGGCCAGCCCCTCGTTCAACTGGGCATGGTCCTAGCCGTTGCTTTCTCCAGCTCCTATTTACCGGCCTTGACCCGGTCCTATATCCGTCGGCAAGAATCTGCCTTTATCCAGAATAGCCGGGTCTACCTCCGCCTGACCACTTTCGTTAGTCTGTTAGTGACGGCGGGTCTAATTAGCATCATGCCCCAGATCAACCACCTGCTCTTTAGCGACCGGGAAGGGGCTCTGGTTCTGGCCCAATATGTCCTGATGATTATCTTCGCCAGCCTGGTGACAGGTTTAGCCAACATCTACCAGGCCCAGGGGCGGAGCCTCTACGTTGCCTTTAGCTTTATCCTAGGTATTACGATCAAGATGGCGGTCAACTCCCTCCTGGTAAGCTGGGCGGGGAGTCAGGGGGCCGTCTGGGCGAGCTTGCTGGCCCTAGCTGCCATGCTGACCTCGCTCTATAGCCTCTTAAAGGCCAAGATTCGGTGCAAGCTAGGACTTGCTGATTTGGTGTTAAGGACCCTGCCTCTCTGCTTGCTCATGCTTAGCATCAATTATTTCGCCCTGACCAGCTTTGAAGCAATCTTCGGCGCTAGCCGCTTCTTGGATAGCCTAGCTGTCCTCCTGGGCGTGGGGATGGGCCTTCTTGTAACAGCGGTCTACATGCACCAAGTGGCCGTTCTCAGTGAAGAGGAGCTTTTAAGCTTGCCTCTAGGTCGGGCTCTGTTAAAATGGATAAAAGTAAGAAAAACACAGTAA
- the hpt gene encoding hypoxanthine phosphoribosyltransferase → MTHPNDDIQEVLLSQEEIAETVDRLGQELTEDYRGKNPLVIGILKGSVVFMTDLVRRMDCPLEMDFMSVSSYGSGTESSGQVKILKDLDQSVEGRHILIVEDIIDTGRTLKKVCELMAHRKAASVKVCALLNKPERRVVDMTCDYTGRDVPDEFVVGYGLDYNEKYRALPYIGILKAEVYS, encoded by the coding sequence ATGACACATCCTAATGATGATATCCAAGAAGTGCTGCTGTCTCAGGAAGAAATTGCCGAGACAGTTGATCGCTTAGGGCAAGAACTAACTGAGGACTACCGGGGGAAGAATCCCCTTGTAATTGGTATCCTCAAGGGTTCTGTCGTATTTATGACGGACCTGGTACGCCGTATGGACTGTCCTTTAGAGATGGACTTTATGTCTGTTTCCAGCTACGGCTCAGGTACGGAATCCTCCGGTCAGGTTAAGATACTCAAAGACCTAGACCAAAGCGTTGAAGGGCGTCACATCTTAATTGTCGAAGATATTATCGATACAGGACGCACCCTCAAGAAGGTCTGTGAACTGATGGCCCACCGCAAGGCAGCCTCCGTTAAGGTCTGCGCCTTGCTGAACAAGCCTGAGCGCCGGGTGGTGGACATGACTTGCGACTATACTGGCCGTGATGTTCCAGATGAATTCGTAGTCGGCTATGGCCTCGACTATAACGAGAAGTACCGCGCCTTACCTTATATAGGTATCCTTAAGGCTGAGGTTTACAGTTAA